One stretch of Pedobacter riviphilus DNA includes these proteins:
- a CDS encoding DinB family protein has translation MIEPKPFVKWFDRKFDTNIDIVQFEDVLSRMEHFPAVLNQLLETYPKKITTIKTGAKWSVNENVGHLILLEDLWRRRFQDIKDGKPDMSPADLNNTATDQASFNEQVLNELTKSLSDERAKTIVLLKGISKEDLLKKSTHPRLNQPMNIVDFMYFVAGHDEHHMAAMRSIIENLEHLPIADF, from the coding sequence ATGATAGAACCAAAGCCTTTTGTAAAATGGTTTGATCGAAAATTCGATACAAACATTGATATAGTACAGTTTGAGGATGTGCTAAGCCGCATGGAACATTTTCCTGCTGTTTTAAATCAATTACTCGAAACTTACCCTAAAAAAATAACCACCATAAAGACCGGTGCCAAATGGTCTGTGAATGAAAACGTTGGGCACTTGATCCTCCTAGAAGATCTCTGGCGCAGACGGTTTCAGGACATAAAGGATGGAAAGCCGGATATGTCTCCTGCTGATTTAAACAATACAGCAACCGATCAGGCTTCTTTCAATGAGCAGGTGCTGAATGAGCTTACTAAAAGTCTAAGTGATGAAAGAGCAAAAACAATTGTATTGCTAAAGGGAATAAGCAAAGAAGACCTTTTGAAGAAGAGTACCCATCCTAGGTTAAATCAGCCAATGAATATCGTTGACTTTATGTATTTTGTAGCCGGGCATGATGAGCATCATATGGCCGCAATGCGATCTATTATCGAAAATCTTGAACACCTTCCAATCGCAGATTTTTGA
- a CDS encoding GNAT family N-acetyltransferase, translating to MSQQIRRATPGDYIRIMEIWESAVTATHDFLLEEDFIYFKQIIPKNYLPHLNVFLLIEQGEQIGFASASEGNLEMLFIHNEYRGKGYGKRLFHFMKELQGITRVDVNEQNRQAVGFYDKLGFKKTGRSEKDGSGKNYPILHMAL from the coding sequence ATGTCGCAACAGATCAGGCGCGCAACCCCCGGAGATTATATCCGGATCATGGAGATTTGGGAATCAGCAGTTACAGCCACCCATGACTTTCTTCTTGAGGAAGATTTTATTTATTTTAAGCAGATTATCCCAAAGAACTACCTACCACATCTTAATGTATTCCTGCTTATTGAACAGGGCGAACAAATTGGATTTGCATCTGCATCAGAAGGAAACCTGGAAATGCTTTTCATCCATAACGAATACCGTGGAAAAGGTTACGGAAAAAGATTATTCCATTTTATGAAAGAATTGCAAGGCATCACAAGAGTCGATGTTAATGAGCAAAACCGTCAGGCCGTGGGCTTCTACGATAAATTGGGTTTTAAAAAAACAGGAAGATCAGAAAAAGACGGATCGGGTAAAAATTATCCCATTCTGCACATGGCGCTTTAA
- the lpdA gene encoding dihydrolipoyl dehydrogenase, with translation MEEFDITVIGSGPGGYVAAIRSAQLGYKTALIEKYSALGGTCTNVGCIPTKALLDTTHHYADALKHFENHGIEFSDLHLNFEQVFKRKADVVTKNTQGLDFLMRKNKIKVFQGTGTFLNNESMRIISAEQQETIIRSGKFIIATGSKPATIPGVTIDKKRIITSTEALAMQEKPKSIIIIGGGVIGVEMASIFNRIGTKVTILEYADNLIAAMDQELGTTLTKILIKEGIEIKLQQAVYKAENLGDKAKVYFKNKQGTEQDLIADYILVAVGRKPYVNGLGLENTNVELNANGTVRVNDQIQTTVSNIFAIGDVIGGAMLAHKAEEEAIFVVERIDGQKPHINYDRIPSVVYTWPEVASVGATEEELKKREVRYNLGKFPFAVNARARAGMETDGFVKVLSDPKYGELLGVHIIGARAADLIAQAVVGLEYEVTAKDMASICYAHPTYSEVLKEAYTMASGRPSVNI, from the coding sequence ATGGAAGAATTTGATATTACCGTTATCGGGTCAGGTCCCGGCGGATATGTAGCAGCGATAAGAAGTGCCCAACTGGGTTATAAAACAGCTTTAATTGAAAAATACAGCGCTCTAGGCGGCACTTGTACCAATGTGGGATGCATCCCCACCAAAGCCTTACTGGATACCACACATCATTATGCAGATGCACTTAAGCATTTTGAAAATCATGGTATTGAATTTTCTGATCTCCACCTTAACTTCGAACAGGTTTTTAAACGCAAAGCCGATGTGGTAACTAAAAATACACAGGGACTGGATTTCCTGATGAGAAAGAATAAGATCAAAGTTTTCCAGGGCACAGGTACTTTTCTCAACAATGAATCTATGAGAATCATAAGTGCTGAGCAGCAAGAAACTATTATCAGATCAGGTAAGTTCATTATTGCTACCGGATCAAAGCCGGCAACTATTCCAGGAGTTACCATCGATAAAAAAAGGATCATTACCTCTACAGAAGCTTTGGCAATGCAAGAAAAACCGAAAAGCATCATCATCATTGGCGGTGGTGTGATCGGTGTAGAAATGGCTTCCATTTTTAACAGAATTGGTACAAAAGTGACCATATTAGAATATGCCGATAATCTGATTGCTGCAATGGATCAGGAATTGGGAACTACATTAACAAAAATTTTGATAAAGGAAGGTATAGAAATCAAGCTTCAGCAAGCAGTGTACAAAGCTGAAAACCTCGGCGACAAAGCTAAAGTATATTTTAAAAATAAACAGGGTACCGAACAAGATCTGATTGCGGACTATATCTTAGTCGCTGTCGGCAGAAAGCCATATGTGAATGGTTTGGGCTTAGAAAATACCAATGTAGAATTGAATGCTAATGGCACGGTAAGGGTGAATGACCAGATACAGACAACGGTTTCAAACATTTTTGCTATTGGCGACGTGATCGGTGGTGCTATGCTTGCCCACAAAGCAGAAGAAGAAGCCATATTTGTGGTCGAAAGAATTGATGGTCAAAAACCGCATATTAACTATGACCGGATTCCGTCGGTAGTTTACACCTGGCCAGAAGTTGCGTCAGTAGGAGCTACAGAAGAAGAATTAAAAAAACGGGAAGTGCGGTATAATCTCGGTAAATTCCCATTTGCAGTAAATGCAAGAGCCAGGGCAGGAATGGAAACGGACGGATTCGTAAAAGTACTGTCTGATCCTAAATACGGAGAACTTTTAGGCGTGCATATAATAGGTGCCAGGGCAGCAGATTTAATAGCACAAGCAGTTGTTGGCCTTGAATACGAAGTTACAGCGAAAGATATGGCTTCAATATGTTATGCGCATCCTACCTATTCGGAAGTGCTGAAAGAAGCATATACCATGGCATCAGGAAGACCATCTGTGAATATTTAA
- a CDS encoding TetR/AcrR family transcriptional regulator has product MKTTKSENTKRLIIEKTASVFNTKGYAGTSINDLMDATGLSKGCIYGNFQNKDEIALSVFDHNFDMVTQHMKERILATENSIERLLVYPQTYKNYFRYPYLQAGCPILNTATEADDTHPKLKERAQKALGFWKASIVNQIKRGIERKEIKEDADATEISVIMISMIEGAFMQAKVNNHITELKIAMSFLEKLIKNLKV; this is encoded by the coding sequence ATGAAAACGACGAAGTCTGAAAATACCAAGCGGCTGATTATCGAGAAAACCGCATCGGTTTTTAATACAAAGGGTTATGCGGGAACATCGATCAACGATTTAATGGATGCCACCGGACTTTCAAAAGGCTGCATTTATGGTAATTTCCAAAACAAAGACGAAATTGCATTAAGCGTTTTTGATCACAACTTCGATATGGTAACACAGCATATGAAAGAACGCATCTTAGCTACCGAGAATTCGATAGAAAGGTTGCTGGTTTACCCGCAAACGTATAAGAATTATTTCAGGTACCCTTATTTACAAGCTGGTTGCCCGATTTTAAATACTGCTACAGAAGCAGATGATACGCATCCAAAGCTAAAAGAACGTGCACAAAAGGCATTGGGATTCTGGAAGGCATCTATTGTAAACCAAATAAAACGAGGTATCGAAAGAAAAGAAATAAAAGAAGATGCAGACGCAACCGAAATTTCGGTGATCATGATTTCCATGATTGAAGGCGCATTTATGCAGGCAAAGGTCAATAACCATATAACAGAGCTTAAAATAGCAATGTCTTTCCTCGAAAAATTAATTAAGAATCTCAAAGTATAA
- a CDS encoding alkaline phosphatase family protein, producing the protein MRSILYFFAFFIFILSACDSPNPKNIGGNKKSLIGKWHRFSTANGYSEFDIDSQYVVFYNQKVGRFKLPYKIENDSLKYLTKDYVAKITDYGDSVLLEGNDSTQAVLHKFKEPHIPFETIPEEKDSVSFASYIANFDKRLISEFEKAGIKISDGMEKREAPAYEELLKKKSANR; encoded by the coding sequence ATGAGATCCATCCTTTATTTTTTTGCTTTTTTTATTTTTATTCTTTCCGCCTGCGATTCGCCAAATCCTAAAAATATAGGTGGAAATAAAAAATCACTGATCGGAAAATGGCATCGGTTTTCCACGGCAAATGGATATAGCGAATTTGATATTGATTCGCAATATGTCGTTTTCTATAATCAGAAAGTTGGCCGCTTTAAGCTTCCTTATAAAATAGAAAATGATTCCTTAAAATACCTTACCAAAGATTATGTAGCTAAGATTACAGACTACGGAGACTCTGTTCTTTTGGAAGGAAATGATAGTACTCAGGCCGTTTTGCATAAGTTTAAAGAACCGCATATCCCTTTTGAAACCATTCCAGAAGAAAAAGATTCTGTATCATTTGCATCATACATCGCTAATTTTGATAAAAGATTAATCAGCGAGTTTGAGAAAGCCGGAATAAAGATTTCTGATGGTATGGAAAAACGTGAGGCCCCCGCATACGAAGAGCTGTTAAAAAAGAAATCAGCAAACAGATAA
- a CDS encoding glycoside hydrolase family 11 protein has product MKKHNSLTSVTRKVTFVVAATLVFASTSCLTGCKKDEKMAPEAVTAPPPSNKAVATVESYQSGTHNGFFWSLWKSDGATGTVNYANGNGGNYSVNWNGFNGNFTCGKGYSVGSNNYTIGYNLGTYSNSGGGTFGWYGWSRSPYYEYYVNETWGAVSPHTGTYLGTFETDGAGYNVWTRWMTGKNIDGGDGFRQIYSSRVTKTSTGQNHTITFANHYNKWQSYGYTLGQLNIPAIMVSETWGTNTNGNINCTIWAQ; this is encoded by the coding sequence ATGAAAAAACACAATTCACTTACAAGTGTAACCAGGAAGGTTACCTTTGTTGTGGCTGCAACCTTAGTGTTTGCAAGCACCTCATGTTTAACAGGCTGTAAAAAAGACGAAAAGATGGCACCCGAGGCCGTTACTGCTCCGCCTCCATCTAACAAAGCTGTCGCCACGGTAGAATCATACCAATCGGGTACACATAACGGCTTCTTTTGGTCGCTTTGGAAGAGCGATGGCGCAACCGGCACAGTTAATTATGCCAATGGTAACGGCGGAAATTACAGTGTTAACTGGAACGGCTTTAACGGTAATTTCACCTGCGGCAAAGGTTATTCAGTAGGATCAAATAATTACACGATAGGGTATAATCTGGGCACTTACTCAAACTCAGGAGGTGGTACTTTTGGCTGGTACGGATGGAGCAGAAGCCCTTATTATGAGTATTATGTGAATGAAACCTGGGGGGCGGTTTCGCCTCATACCGGTACCTACCTGGGGACATTTGAAACCGATGGCGCGGGTTATAATGTATGGACCAGATGGATGACAGGCAAAAATATAGATGGAGGCGACGGTTTCAGGCAGATTTACAGCTCGAGAGTTACAAAAACGTCTACCGGACAAAATCACACCATTACTTTTGCCAACCACTACAACAAGTGGCAAAGTTATGGATATACGCTTGGTCAGTTAAATATTCCTGCAATTATGGTTTCGGAAACATGGGGCACTAATACGAATGGCAATATTAACTGTACCATTTGGGCACAGTAA
- a CDS encoding TssN family type VI secretion system protein codes for MDVQSFFIRFLLFPLIFIVSTAVLSIINKKNQFLNNKRLIVSVLLIGIILAVPGFLGFLNFNFMPWGYIICCIFYLLMGSVFVYLLTKYYPKDVLERKVFIFFATLISAILATYLFQLAFNWLSSVNFSWFGAGSITCFFIPLIFWWAYVSLLGIPSEIYKIWRYPDTPLDINMDHVDFNRLLVLELELYKKSSDPEPLKVKVKAVENMNFGIWFHKFIDDYNLKFAKSPVEFRGDDMENYKWIFFIKTSFFKRNIFIDPDLDIIENGITEKMTIYAKRVSENVNKPNEVGESAIFI; via the coding sequence ATGGACGTTCAATCATTTTTTATTCGCTTTCTCTTATTTCCGTTGATATTCATCGTCTCAACGGCAGTACTCTCTATTATCAATAAAAAGAACCAGTTTCTTAATAACAAAAGACTTATCGTAAGTGTTCTGCTCATCGGTATTATTTTAGCTGTTCCCGGTTTCTTAGGTTTTCTGAACTTTAATTTTATGCCCTGGGGTTATATTATTTGCTGTATTTTTTACCTGTTAATGGGTTCGGTTTTCGTTTATCTGTTAACGAAATACTACCCTAAAGATGTACTGGAGCGCAAGGTTTTTATCTTTTTCGCCACTTTAATTTCGGCTATTTTAGCTACCTATTTATTTCAGTTGGCCTTTAACTGGTTAAGCTCGGTAAATTTCAGCTGGTTTGGCGCAGGTAGTATCACTTGCTTTTTTATTCCGCTTATTTTTTGGTGGGCTTACGTTTCGCTGCTCGGCATTCCTTCAGAAATCTACAAAATCTGGAGGTATCCTGATACTCCACTGGACATTAATATGGACCATGTAGATTTTAACCGTTTACTGGTATTGGAGCTTGAACTGTACAAAAAAAGCAGTGATCCTGAACCTTTAAAAGTAAAGGTAAAGGCGGTAGAAAATATGAACTTCGGTATCTGGTTCCATAAGTTTATTGATGACTACAATTTAAAGTTCGCCAAAAGCCCGGTAGAGTTTAGAGGTGATGATATGGAGAACTATAAATGGATTTTCTTTATTAAAACCTCCTTTTTTAAACGGAATATCTTCATTGATCCGGATTTGGATATCATTGAAAACGGCATTACCGAAAAAATGACGATTTACGCTAAACGCGTTTCAGAAAATGTAAATAAGCCTAATGAAGTTGGAGAAAGTGCTATCTTTATCTAA